A single region of the Ancylobacter novellus DSM 506 genome encodes:
- a CDS encoding helix-turn-helix domain-containing protein: MTMQYAPASYDDPATARLLGLLSNDALVSDPSSRALLEHAVDLLCAHLVRGYVSPLGQTRITAPRRGLADWQVRKVTAHMREHLERSVTLKEMADLLKLSRHHFCTAFRMATGYTPYEWLTHQRVARAKDLLADLETSVTEIALSVGYENPSAFTASFRRTVGITPTEYRRRLHR; this comes from the coding sequence ATGACCATGCAGTATGCACCGGCCTCCTACGACGATCCGGCCACGGCGCGGCTGCTCGGATTGCTGAGCAACGACGCCCTCGTCTCGGACCCGTCATCGCGTGCCCTTCTCGAGCATGCCGTCGATCTCCTGTGTGCCCACCTGGTAAGGGGCTACGTCTCTCCGCTCGGGCAGACGAGGATCACCGCCCCGCGCCGAGGCCTCGCCGACTGGCAGGTCAGGAAGGTGACCGCGCATATGCGCGAGCATCTCGAGCGGAGCGTCACGCTCAAGGAGATGGCCGACCTTTTGAAGCTTAGCCGCCACCATTTCTGCACTGCCTTCCGGATGGCGACCGGCTACACGCCCTATGAATGGCTGACCCATCAGCGGGTGGCGCGGGCGAAGGACCTGCTCGCCGACCTCGAGACCAGCGTCACCGAGATCGCGCTTTCAGTCGGCTATGAGAACCCGTCGGCCTTCACTGCCAGCTTCCGTCGCACGGTCGGCATCACGCCCACGGAATATCGCCGCCGCCTGCACCGCTAG
- a CDS encoding sugar transferase, which produces MKRVFDMVVAGVALVALSPLLVMLAALIRWRMGSPVFFRQTRPGRHGALFELIKFRTMRDSRDADGMPQPDGERITGLGQWMRSTSLDELPELFNVLKGEMSLVGPRPLLIEYLPLYSPEQARRHEVRPGITGWAQVNGRNAISWEEKFALDVWYVDHRSFALDIRILWLTLAKVFEREGISAAGEATMPKFTGAGSKRS; this is translated from the coding sequence ATGAAGCGAGTGTTCGACATGGTGGTGGCCGGTGTCGCGCTGGTCGCGTTGTCGCCGCTCCTTGTGATGCTGGCGGCGCTGATACGCTGGCGGATGGGCTCGCCCGTATTCTTTCGGCAGACCCGTCCGGGGCGGCACGGCGCTCTCTTCGAGCTGATCAAATTTCGCACCATGCGCGACAGCCGCGATGCCGACGGCATGCCACAGCCGGACGGAGAGCGGATCACGGGGCTCGGGCAGTGGATGCGTTCCACCAGCCTCGACGAGTTGCCGGAGCTCTTCAACGTGCTGAAGGGCGAGATGAGCCTGGTCGGCCCGCGACCGTTGCTGATCGAATACCTGCCGCTCTATTCCCCCGAGCAGGCGCGTCGGCACGAGGTGCGCCCCGGCATCACCGGCTGGGCGCAGGTGAACGGCCGCAACGCCATTTCGTGGGAGGAGAAGTTCGCGCTCGACGTCTGGTATGTCGACCATCGCAGCTTCGCCCTCGACATCAGGATATTGTGGCTGACGCTGGCGAAGGTCTTCGAACGCGAAGGTATCAGCGCCGCTGGGGAAGCGACCATGCCGAAGTTCACGGGAGCGGGCAGCAAGAGGTCATGA
- a CDS encoding GumC family protein, translated as MRDEGVEGGRPGAGERNLPAPMEPRNVPAMRESYGYGVAGYPDYAEESELAATLRYFIGIAWKWRTLILGTAGAFLAIGLAYSFLATPLYSANVRIQIDREPGKIVDNGTMAPAELGGAEFQKTQYELLKSRGMSERVVASLALDQNASFTGGSTGLLRGMIDLFSASSEPTDEAEQQDKARSQAVRRIQNGVDIKPVPASRLVDIVYTDPSPLRAASIANAYADAYVASNLDKRFEASAYAKVFLEDQIKQLKLRLEESERGMIAFAERENMVQTNDKVSIAESNLAAANAALGQLISNRIRDEETWKQVENATAINLPQLLTNSVIDGLRTQRNELKRDYEEKLETFKPGYPAMMEISKKIAETDRQLATEVATIRNSLKAAYESSVNQEAQMRQRIDELRADVLDLQKKSVQYGILQREAETNRNLYNDLLQRYKEVDVASGVGTNNVFIVDRALPPNSPSHPRILLIAAGSLFLGLLAGFGSANLIELLDDRIRTPEDAEKSTGLPILGIIPKASFPNGLLPELANPRSGVAEAYRSLATSLQFTTDTGLPRTIVVTSAQATEGKSSTAIAVARHFAVTGKRVLIIDADLRRPSLHTKLGHDNAVGLTNCLTGMATLHDVVQPTDIPNLWFLASGPLPPNAADILGGTHVFSLISVGLEMYDLIIFDSPPMLGLADAQLLGAAASATIFVVGAGDARRGMLRGALRRLQMARAMTIGLVLTKFDSRQSSYGYGHAYGYGYGYEQDGAEGGQTKRSLLPSFTRREAKSNESEMV; from the coding sequence ATGCGGGATGAGGGGGTGGAGGGCGGCCGGCCCGGCGCAGGCGAGCGGAACCTGCCGGCACCGATGGAGCCGCGCAACGTGCCCGCGATGCGCGAAAGCTATGGCTACGGCGTCGCGGGCTATCCCGACTACGCGGAAGAATCCGAGCTCGCGGCAACGCTGCGCTATTTCATCGGCATAGCGTGGAAATGGCGCACGCTCATCCTCGGCACCGCAGGCGCCTTCCTGGCGATCGGCCTTGCCTATTCCTTCCTCGCGACCCCGCTCTATTCGGCCAATGTGCGCATCCAGATCGACCGCGAACCGGGCAAGATCGTCGACAACGGCACCATGGCGCCGGCCGAGCTCGGCGGCGCGGAATTCCAGAAGACGCAATATGAGCTTCTGAAGAGCCGCGGCATGTCCGAGCGCGTGGTGGCCTCGCTGGCGCTTGACCAGAATGCCAGTTTTACCGGTGGCTCCACGGGTCTCCTGCGCGGCATGATCGACTTGTTCTCGGCGTCATCCGAGCCGACGGACGAGGCCGAGCAGCAGGACAAGGCCCGCAGCCAGGCGGTGCGCCGGATCCAGAACGGCGTCGACATCAAGCCGGTGCCAGCCTCGCGCCTCGTCGACATCGTCTACACCGACCCCTCGCCGCTGCGCGCCGCCTCGATCGCCAATGCCTATGCCGATGCGTATGTCGCCTCCAATCTCGACAAGCGCTTCGAGGCGAGCGCCTACGCCAAGGTGTTCCTCGAGGACCAGATCAAGCAGCTGAAGCTGCGGCTCGAGGAATCGGAAAGGGGCATGATCGCCTTCGCCGAGCGCGAGAACATGGTCCAGACCAACGACAAGGTCTCGATCGCCGAGAGCAATCTCGCGGCTGCCAATGCCGCCCTCGGGCAACTCATCTCCAACCGCATCCGCGACGAGGAGACCTGGAAGCAGGTGGAGAACGCCACGGCGATCAACCTGCCCCAGCTGCTGACCAACAGCGTCATCGACGGGCTGCGCACCCAGCGCAACGAGCTCAAGCGCGACTATGAGGAGAAGCTCGAGACCTTCAAGCCGGGCTATCCGGCGATGATGGAGATCTCGAAGAAGATCGCCGAGACCGACCGCCAGCTGGCGACCGAGGTGGCGACCATCCGCAACTCGCTCAAGGCGGCCTACGAATCCTCGGTCAATCAGGAAGCGCAGATGCGCCAGCGCATCGACGAGCTGCGCGCCGACGTGCTCGACCTGCAGAAGAAGAGCGTCCAGTACGGCATCCTACAGCGCGAAGCGGAAACCAACCGCAACCTCTATAACGACCTCCTGCAGCGCTATAAGGAGGTCGACGTCGCCAGCGGCGTGGGCACCAACAACGTATTCATCGTCGACCGGGCGCTGCCGCCCAACTCGCCCTCGCACCCGCGCATCCTGCTCATCGCCGCCGGCTCGCTGTTCCTCGGCCTGCTCGCCGGCTTCGGCAGCGCCAACCTCATCGAGCTGCTCGACGACCGCATCCGCACGCCGGAAGACGCGGAAAAATCCACCGGCCTGCCGATCCTCGGCATCATCCCCAAGGCGTCGTTCCCGAACGGCCTGCTCCCGGAGCTCGCCAATCCGCGTTCCGGCGTCGCCGAGGCCTACCGCTCGCTCGCCACCTCGCTGCAATTCACCACCGACACCGGGCTGCCACGCACCATCGTCGTCACCAGCGCCCAGGCCACGGAAGGCAAGTCCAGCACCGCCATCGCCGTCGCCCGCCACTTCGCGGTCACCGGCAAGCGGGTGCTGATCATCGACGCCGACCTGCGTCGGCCGTCGCTGCACACCAAGCTCGGCCACGACAACGCGGTCGGGCTGACCAACTGCCTGACCGGCATGGCGACGCTGCACGACGTGGTGCAGCCGACCGACATCCCCAATCTCTGGTTCCTCGCCTCCGGCCCGCTGCCGCCGAACGCGGCCGACATCCTCGGCGGCACGCATGTGTTCTCGCTGATCTCGGTCGGGCTGGAGATGTACGACCTCATCATCTTCGACAGCCCGCCCATGCTCGGCCTCGCCGACGCGCAGTTGCTCGGCGCCGCCGCCTCCGCCACCATCTTTGTGGTCGGCGCCGGCGATGCGCGGCGCGGCATGCTGCGCGGCGCGCTACGCCGCCTGCAGATGGCGCGCGCCATGACCATCGGCCTGGTGCTCACCAAATTCGATAGCCGGCAATCGAGCTATGGCTACGGGCACGCCTATGGCTACGGCTATGGCTACGAGCAGGACGGCGCGGAGGGCGGCCAGACGAAACGGTCGCTGCTGCCGAGCTTCACCCGCCGCGAGGCGAAGTCGAACGAATCCGAAATGGTCTGA
- a CDS encoding ANTAR domain-containing response regulator yields MAPRLLQNFNGGRAHIVTANRCAVEALENTLGKLGVSAVYPEIRDGRADIDLGALQAERDILFVDGDLDNPVALDTDAASRHPQVPVIGLVGVEAPSRLKHLINLGASAFLRKPVQGGAVYTALFLGINQFLLRGDLRARLDDMDRRRRGRRAVVKAIIARMTEAGSDDDEAYDWLRRESMRSRQTLEDYCEMFLTIRAAPLDKPTHLPLRETGAGRR; encoded by the coding sequence ATGGCTCCTCGTCTGCTCCAGAACTTCAACGGGGGCCGGGCGCACATCGTCACGGCCAACCGCTGCGCCGTGGAGGCCCTCGAAAACACGCTCGGCAAGCTCGGCGTGAGCGCGGTCTATCCCGAGATCAGGGACGGGCGCGCCGACATCGACCTCGGCGCGCTGCAGGCCGAGCGCGACATCCTGTTCGTCGACGGCGACCTCGACAATCCCGTCGCGCTCGACACCGACGCCGCCTCGCGCCACCCGCAGGTGCCGGTGATCGGCCTCGTCGGCGTGGAAGCGCCGAGCCGGCTGAAGCACCTGATCAATCTCGGCGCCTCGGCCTTCCTGCGCAAACCCGTGCAGGGCGGCGCCGTCTACACGGCGCTGTTCCTTGGCATCAACCAGTTCCTGTTGCGCGGCGACCTTCGGGCGCGGCTCGACGACATGGATCGCCGCCGGCGCGGACGCCGGGCGGTGGTGAAGGCGATCATTGCCCGCATGACCGAGGCGGGCAGCGATGACGACGAGGCCTATGACTGGCTTCGGCGCGAAAGCATGCGCTCGCGGCAGACCCTGGAGGACTACTGCGAGATGTTCCTGACGATCAGGGCAGCGCCCCTCGATAAACCCACGCACCTCCCTTTGCGGGAGACCGGCGCGGGAAGAAGATAA
- a CDS encoding transporter substrate-binding domain-containing protein, with protein sequence MSQHYRIGVMFSTTGPYSVVARSMLNGALLAVAEATPPHVSVEPVIVDPAGDLGAYAGLARDLLQSGVRHVVGCYTSSSRKEVIPFFEKHDALLWYPSHYEGFESSNNVIYTGASPNQHVLPLVEHMLGRVGASAFCVGSNYIWAWENTRIFREAMMAQDGRVLAERYVPVGDTEIDQVVEAILDARPDFVFNTLIGTSAYAFFRAFRAACNARGIDQPKHIPVVSCSLSEPELEEIGEGAVDGHLSSSVYFSSLDTPANRAFTELYRTTFPQGPSTSADAEASYVAMKLLILSLAEAGTDDVEVVKQAVTRQHLLAPQGEVRVDPQTLHAYLTPRIGLSNRQSRFDLLFEAPGPVRPDPYLVQSAPRYAVASRNPALRVVK encoded by the coding sequence GTGTCGCAGCACTACCGCATAGGGGTCATGTTCTCGACCACCGGCCCCTACAGCGTCGTCGCCCGTTCCATGCTGAACGGCGCGCTGCTGGCGGTTGCGGAAGCCACGCCCCCCCATGTCTCGGTCGAGCCGGTGATCGTCGACCCCGCGGGCGATCTCGGCGCCTATGCGGGCCTCGCCCGCGACCTGCTGCAGTCCGGCGTGCGGCACGTGGTGGGGTGCTACACCTCCTCCAGCCGCAAGGAAGTCATCCCCTTCTTCGAGAAGCACGACGCGCTGCTCTGGTACCCCTCGCATTACGAAGGCTTCGAGAGCTCCAACAACGTCATCTACACCGGCGCCTCGCCCAACCAGCACGTCCTCCCGCTGGTCGAGCACATGCTGGGGCGCGTCGGGGCGAGCGCCTTCTGCGTCGGCTCGAACTATATATGGGCGTGGGAGAACACCCGTATCTTCCGCGAGGCGATGATGGCGCAGGACGGGCGGGTGCTTGCCGAACGCTACGTGCCGGTGGGCGACACCGAGATCGACCAGGTGGTCGAGGCGATCCTCGACGCGCGGCCCGACTTCGTGTTCAACACGCTGATCGGCACCAGCGCCTATGCCTTCTTCCGCGCCTTCCGCGCCGCCTGCAATGCCCGCGGCATCGACCAGCCCAAGCATATACCGGTGGTGAGTTGCTCGCTCTCCGAGCCCGAGCTGGAGGAGATCGGCGAAGGGGCGGTGGACGGCCATCTGTCCTCCTCCGTCTATTTCTCCTCGCTCGACACGCCGGCCAACCGGGCCTTCACCGAGCTTTACCGCACCACCTTCCCGCAGGGGCCTTCCACCTCGGCCGATGCGGAAGCCTCCTATGTCGCGATGAAGCTGCTCATCCTGTCGCTGGCGGAGGCCGGGACGGACGATGTGGAGGTCGTGAAGCAGGCGGTCACGCGCCAGCATCTGCTCGCGCCGCAGGGCGAGGTGCGCGTCGATCCGCAAACCCTGCACGCCTATCTGACGCCGCGTATCGGGCTGTCCAACAGGCAGTCGCGCTTCGACCTGCTGTTCGAAGCCCCCGGCCCGGTCCGTCCGGACCCCTATCTCGTGCAATCGGCGCCGCGCTACGCGGTGGCCTCCCGCAACCCGGCACTGAGAGTGGTGAAGTGA
- a CDS encoding tyrosine-protein phosphatase: MIDLHSHMLPGIDDGAADLSVTLEMARMQIDQGVEIVACTPHILPGVFHNEGQQIRQAVDRLQNALDEAGLPLALMPGADNHIVPNFVTELRQGRLLSLGDTRYVLVEPPHNVAPARLDELVFGIALSDYVPVITHPERLRWVEDKYDLIKRMADRGIWMQVTSGSLVGRFGRRPKYWAERMICEGIVHILASDAHDITSRPPDLAAGRQAAERLVGADEAERMVSGRPLDMVLNKAPADCAPIGVERFDGAGGKDGGDLPAVRGHGSGALLGRLRRFLSR; the protein is encoded by the coding sequence ATGATCGATCTCCACAGCCATATGCTGCCCGGCATCGATGACGGTGCCGCTGACCTGTCGGTCACGCTGGAGATGGCGCGGATGCAGATCGACCAAGGGGTCGAGATCGTCGCCTGTACGCCGCATATCCTCCCGGGCGTGTTCCACAATGAGGGGCAGCAGATCCGCCAGGCGGTGGACAGGCTGCAGAATGCGCTCGACGAGGCTGGCCTGCCGCTGGCGCTCATGCCCGGCGCAGACAACCATATAGTGCCTAATTTCGTCACCGAGCTGCGTCAGGGCCGGCTGCTCTCCCTCGGCGACACCCGCTATGTGCTGGTGGAGCCGCCGCACAACGTTGCGCCGGCACGGCTCGACGAATTGGTGTTCGGTATCGCGCTGTCGGATTATGTGCCGGTCATCACTCATCCCGAACGGCTGAGATGGGTCGAGGACAAGTACGATCTCATCAAGCGCATGGCCGATCGCGGCATCTGGATGCAGGTTACCTCCGGATCACTCGTCGGCAGGTTCGGACGACGGCCGAAATACTGGGCCGAGCGCATGATCTGCGAAGGAATTGTCCATATCCTCGCCAGCGACGCCCATGATATAACGAGCCGACCGCCGGATCTTGCGGCCGGACGGCAGGCTGCGGAACGGCTGGTCGGCGCGGATGAGGCCGAGCGGATGGTCTCCGGACGGCCGCTGGACATGGTGTTGAACAAGGCGCCCGCCGACTGCGCGCCGATAGGGGTGGAAAGGTTCGATGGGGCTGGGGGGAAAGACGGGGGCGATCTGCCGGCAGTTCGCGGCCATGGCAGCGGCGCTCTACTTGGCCGGCTGCGTCGCTTCCTCAGCCGATAA
- a CDS encoding O-antigen ligase family protein, with protein sequence MLGGATRSGYLADVLLQLLSIPALLLAAWLWLDRFAVGASRRNPWSAELLLGLAMAACGVIIVLAQAVPLFGVYGWAGISAHLSAAGAAPQGLAATGSSSIDPAMSLAAVAAVVPPLALFLLVSVLGGEQRLRLLGWFVVFGLVSLAVGVLQVLQGPDSPLRFFAISNREEAVGFFANRNHFAAQLYVTLLLGVAWLATRDEHLLSSRTPTSRKVLWLAGVFCVALLLLAGIALARSRAGILLALVASAAVVAMSPTLMTALRGRERRPRRVRGIIFAIMAALLLLVGQLGADRFLSRFDAGLVDQMRATLNTVTLQAVRDALPFGTGLGTFPSVYAVYEGSRDLRPEYVNRAHDDWLEFPLETGIAGMLLVALFLAWFALRVFHIWIRPAPGEGTRHLIVQQCASLAVLLLMLHSVVDYPLRTATMLAYLAACCALMTPARRVSAAFTMGEPVRESMRRAAHEGLAPAGAPTVSVRP encoded by the coding sequence ATGCTGGGCGGAGCGACGCGGTCCGGCTATCTCGCCGATGTCTTGCTGCAGCTTCTCTCCATTCCGGCGCTGCTGCTGGCGGCATGGCTCTGGCTTGACAGGTTCGCAGTCGGCGCCTCGCGCCGCAATCCGTGGTCAGCGGAGCTCCTGCTCGGCCTCGCAATGGCGGCCTGCGGCGTGATCATCGTCCTCGCCCAGGCCGTGCCGCTGTTCGGTGTCTATGGATGGGCAGGAATCTCTGCGCATCTTTCTGCGGCCGGCGCTGCGCCGCAGGGACTGGCCGCCACGGGCAGTTCGTCTATCGATCCAGCGATGAGCCTCGCGGCGGTGGCGGCGGTGGTGCCTCCGCTGGCGCTGTTCCTGCTCGTGAGCGTGCTCGGGGGCGAGCAGCGCCTGCGGCTGCTCGGCTGGTTCGTCGTCTTCGGCCTGGTAAGCCTTGCCGTCGGCGTGCTGCAGGTGCTGCAGGGGCCGGACAGCCCGCTGCGCTTCTTCGCCATCAGCAATCGCGAGGAAGCGGTGGGCTTCTTCGCCAACCGCAATCACTTCGCCGCGCAGCTCTATGTGACGCTGCTGCTCGGCGTCGCCTGGCTCGCCACCCGCGATGAGCACCTGCTCTCCTCGCGCACGCCGACGTCGCGCAAGGTGCTGTGGCTGGCCGGCGTGTTCTGCGTCGCGCTGCTGCTGCTCGCGGGCATCGCCCTGGCTCGCTCGCGCGCGGGCATCCTGCTGGCGCTGGTTGCTTCCGCCGCCGTGGTGGCGATGTCGCCGACGCTGATGACGGCGCTGCGCGGCCGCGAGCGCCGGCCGAGGCGCGTGCGCGGCATCATCTTCGCCATCATGGCCGCGCTGCTGCTGCTGGTCGGCCAGCTCGGCGCCGACCGCTTCCTGTCGCGCTTCGATGCCGGCCTCGTCGACCAGATGCGCGCGACGCTGAACACCGTGACATTGCAGGCGGTGCGCGATGCGCTGCCCTTCGGCACCGGGCTCGGCACCTTCCCCTCGGTCTATGCCGTCTATGAGGGCAGCCGGGATCTGCGGCCCGAATATGTCAACCGCGCGCATGACGACTGGTTGGAGTTCCCGCTGGAAACCGGCATCGCCGGTATGCTGCTGGTCGCGCTGTTCCTCGCCTGGTTCGCGTTGCGGGTCTTCCATATCTGGATCCGCCCGGCGCCGGGGGAGGGCACGAGGCATTTGATCGTGCAACAATGCGCGTCGCTGGCCGTGCTGCTGCTGATGCTGCACTCCGTCGTCGACTATCCGCTGCGCACCGCGACCATGCTGGCCTATCTCGCCGCCTGCTGTGCGCTGATGACGCCGGCGCGGAGAGTGTCCGCTGCCTTCACCATGGGTGAGCCGGTGCGGGAGTCTATGCGCCGGGCGGCACATGAGGGCTTGGCTCCGGCGGGTGCGCCGACCGTATCGGTGCGGCCATGA
- a CDS encoding polysaccharide biosynthesis/export family protein: MAAALYLAGCVASSADKTAALSEGASSAPATASSYAEPTERATTSTAAAPKPTATAAIPVSGHAANVPASEVSMATAAGTPGSEGYRVGPLDVLDITVFKVEDLSKIVQVSENGRFNFPLVGDVQAGGRTVSEIEKDLAAKLGGNYLRNPQVTVLVKEYNSHRVTVEGAVKKAGVYPMQGPMSLMQALATAGGLDELSDGSIILFRRIDGQTAVARFSMNDLRSQRADDPSLQAGDIVMVPSSDLRLGIQYILRAAPLLNAFVLL, translated from the coding sequence ATGGCAGCGGCGCTCTACTTGGCCGGCTGCGTCGCTTCCTCAGCCGATAAGACCGCGGCGCTCAGCGAAGGCGCGTCGTCGGCCCCCGCCACGGCGAGCAGCTATGCCGAGCCGACCGAACGCGCCACCACGAGCACCGCCGCCGCTCCGAAGCCGACGGCAACCGCCGCCATCCCGGTGAGCGGCCATGCCGCCAACGTCCCGGCAAGCGAGGTCAGCATGGCCACCGCGGCAGGCACGCCGGGCAGCGAAGGCTACCGCGTCGGCCCGCTCGACGTGCTCGACATCACGGTGTTCAAGGTCGAGGACCTGTCGAAGATCGTCCAGGTCTCGGAAAACGGCAGGTTCAACTTCCCACTGGTCGGCGACGTGCAGGCGGGCGGGCGGACGGTTAGCGAGATCGAGAAGGACCTCGCCGCCAAGCTCGGCGGCAACTATCTGCGCAACCCGCAGGTCACCGTGCTGGTCAAGGAATACAACAGCCACCGCGTCACGGTAGAAGGCGCGGTCAAGAAGGCCGGCGTCTATCCCATGCAGGGGCCGATGTCGCTGATGCAGGCGCTCGCCACGGCGGGCGGTCTGGACGAATTGTCCGATGGCTCGATCATCCTTTTCCGCCGGATCGACGGACAGACCGCGGTGGCGCGGTTCAGCATGAACGACCTGCGCTCGCAGCGGGCGGACGACCCGTCGCTGCAGGCGGGCGATATCGTCATGGTGCCCTCCTCAGACCTGAGGCTGGGCATCCAGTACATCCTCAGGGCGGCGCCGCTCCTGAACGCCTTCGTGCTATTGTGA
- a CDS encoding J domain-containing protein, whose amino-acid sequence MAESDALHAALVLVKDPVSVRKLQRAELPGGIPAVLAIAIGEEAALAEVQAYTGRSRAALTEAAGFFVEQVLLDHDADSYRVLGGSRRSTHEELRHNMALLMRWLHPDLQALRNHAAADREVFSSRVTRAWEDLKNDERRRAYDRLNPPATSSNGGTRKSARAPAKTGTAKPGIAKTGSANGASKGRRPGSAPKPASLRTRPRFVIGSRRSVGGSFWMRLIDLFRRSP is encoded by the coding sequence ATGGCGGAGTCCGACGCGCTCCACGCCGCCCTCGTCCTCGTAAAGGACCCGGTCTCGGTGCGAAAGCTGCAGCGCGCCGAGCTGCCGGGCGGCATTCCGGCCGTGCTCGCCATCGCGATCGGCGAGGAGGCGGCACTGGCCGAGGTGCAGGCCTATACCGGCCGTTCGCGCGCGGCGCTGACGGAGGCCGCCGGCTTCTTCGTCGAACAGGTGCTGCTCGACCACGATGCCGACAGCTACCGGGTACTGGGCGGCAGCCGCCGATCCACCCATGAGGAGCTGCGCCACAACATGGCGCTGCTGATGCGCTGGCTGCACCCCGACCTGCAGGCGCTGCGCAACCACGCCGCTGCCGACCGCGAGGTGTTCAGCAGCCGGGTGACGCGGGCCTGGGAAGACCTGAAGAACGACGAGCGCCGGCGCGCCTATGATCGGCTGAACCCGCCGGCCACGTCGTCGAACGGCGGGACGCGCAAGAGCGCGCGGGCGCCGGCCAAGACCGGCACGGCAAAGCCCGGCATCGCAAAGACGGGTTCGGCCAATGGCGCGTCGAAGGGCCGGCGTCCGGGGAGCGCGCCCAAGCCGGCGTCCCTGCGCACGCGGCCCCGCTTTGTCATTGGCTCCCGCCGCAGCGTGGGCGGCTCCTTCTGGATGCGGCTCATCGACCTGTTCCGGAGGAGCCCATGA